The following are encoded in a window of Armatimonadota bacterium genomic DNA:
- a CDS encoding transposase, producing the protein MARKPRVAPLHAFFHVGATATRGTALFADDVDREAFVASLRRYLPAFRARVHAFCLMSTHAHLVVEVSDVPLALLMQRVLQVYAQGLNRRHGTRGHVFTDRFWSQPCDRDAYLLEAVTYIHLNPVRAGLVSRPEDYPWSSHLLYLRPEVRGWVTTECLLGMLGASPERAAREYALLVEERLARPPAREFE; encoded by the coding sequence GTGGCCAGAAAGCCGCGGGTGGCGCCTCTGCACGCATTCTTCCACGTGGGAGCCACGGCAACTCGGGGGACCGCGCTGTTCGCGGACGACGTCGACCGGGAGGCCTTTGTGGCCTCCCTGCGGCGATACCTTCCGGCCTTCCGCGCCCGGGTTCACGCCTTCTGCCTGATGAGCACCCACGCGCACCTGGTGGTGGAGGTGTCCGACGTGCCCCTGGCCCTCCTGATGCAGCGCGTCCTCCAGGTCTACGCGCAGGGACTCAACCGCCGGCACGGAACCCGGGGGCATGTCTTCACCGACCGATTCTGGTCCCAACCGTGCGATCGGGACGCGTACCTGCTGGAGGCGGTGACCTACATCCACCTGAACCCGGTTCGGGCGGGGCTGGTCAGTCGCCCCGAAGACTACCCCTGGTCCAGCCACCTCCTGTACCTGCGGCCGGAGGTCCGGGGGTGGGTGACCACGGAGTGCCTCCTGGGCATGCTGGGCGCATCGCCGGAGCGGGCGGCGCGGGAGTACGCGCTGCTCGTTGAAGAGCGGCTGGCCCGCCCGCCGGCCCGCGAGTTCGAGTGA
- a CDS encoding nitroreductase family protein, whose translation MEFAEVVRRRGMVRAFLSRPVEEATVRRLLEYAHRAPSAGFTQPVEFVVVRDPAVRQRLVQAAWGQTWVGAAPVVLAVCADTRRSAARYGERGVRRYSIVDAAFASMLILLGAVDEGLGACFVGAFDDDAVRDVLGLPPHVLPVGLIPVGYPAERPPRYRRRPLESLVHHDRW comes from the coding sequence GTGGAGTTCGCCGAGGTGGTCCGCCGACGCGGCATGGTTCGAGCGTTTCTGTCCCGGCCGGTGGAGGAGGCCACCGTGCGGCGCCTGCTGGAGTATGCCCACCGGGCGCCCAGCGCCGGTTTTACCCAGCCGGTGGAGTTCGTGGTGGTCCGGGACCCCGCGGTGCGCCAGCGGCTGGTTCAGGCCGCCTGGGGTCAGACCTGGGTGGGGGCCGCTCCGGTGGTCCTGGCCGTGTGCGCCGACACCCGGCGCAGCGCCGCCCGGTACGGTGAGCGCGGCGTGCGGCGGTACAGTATCGTCGACGCCGCGTTCGCCAGCATGCTGATCCTCCTGGGGGCGGTGGACGAAGGCCTGGGGGCCTGTTTTGTGGGCGCGTTCGACGACGACGCGGTGCGGGACGTCCTGGGACTGCCACCCCACGTCCTGCCGGTAGGCCTCATTCCCGTGGGGTATCCCGCCGAACGCCCTCCCCGGTACCGCCGCCGGCCGCTGGAATCGCTGGTCCACCACGATCGCTGGTAG
- a CDS encoding transglycosylase SLT domain-containing protein — MTRTSWLACAGAIVAAVSCAAGRASGGVVLPPRELLPAVVARAGGRCADASDLLRRLRWHPGPAGYRARYLLGHCALAAGDAAAAGAEFDAVAAGHPPLADYARWYSASAALLSGDLAGAADRLVSLAVSSGNGLLARRARLQAAEVLLQLDRPDAALRMLSPFRPEDSGPEMVRVWWLRGRAAEAMGRRADAVRAYAMAGWSDPEGGPEADAARAWLHLRGLGDEALPVEARLTRARRLIALGEFEAARRELVAALHRGVTGIQAADAWFRLGLLRLPGEDAVYAFGQSARIADPGVRARGLYWMGRALAARGRRGEARAVWVRVLRELGATPWAPRAMASLASSAEAAGDLAQARRWWTELARRYPTSSVADDARWRLGWLAFRQHRYGEAERLFRAYADHLDGAPRAAAGLFWAAKARQAAGMRADALWRTVADRYPLTYYGQRARLMLGRPSPPPPPGAAPVRLADDQPSSAYQELAALGFVDDALEAVRARRAGTALSPSQARELAAAEAWLASVAGDAKGALEAASSLVPAALAGGPAADRDVWEAAYPRAFWEEVQAAARRHRVDPYLVLAVMREESRFDPRAVSPARAVGLMQIIPATAEATAGRPVDLRQLMDPAVNIDLGAAYVGAMVRRFGGDLILALAAYNAGPAAAGRWSRGPRNDPDVFVESIPYAETRAYVQRVMQTYGIYRWLYP, encoded by the coding sequence ATGACGCGCACGAGCTGGTTGGCCTGTGCGGGTGCGATTGTCGCCGCCGTGTCCTGCGCCGCCGGGCGGGCGTCGGGAGGGGTGGTCCTGCCGCCGCGCGAGCTGCTGCCCGCCGTGGTGGCGCGGGCGGGCGGGCGGTGCGCCGACGCCTCCGACCTCCTCCGCCGGCTGCGGTGGCATCCGGGCCCCGCGGGATACCGGGCCCGGTACCTGCTGGGCCACTGCGCTCTGGCTGCCGGCGACGCGGCCGCGGCCGGCGCGGAGTTCGACGCCGTGGCCGCGGGCCATCCACCCCTGGCCGATTATGCCCGGTGGTACTCGGCCTCGGCGGCTCTGCTGTCGGGGGACCTTGCGGGGGCGGCCGATCGCCTGGTGTCCCTGGCGGTCTCCAGCGGCAACGGTCTTCTGGCCCGCCGCGCCCGGCTGCAGGCGGCCGAGGTCCTGCTGCAGCTGGACAGGCCGGACGCGGCCCTGCGGATGCTGTCCCCGTTCCGGCCGGAAGATTCCGGTCCGGAGATGGTCAGAGTGTGGTGGCTGCGGGGTCGGGCAGCGGAGGCGATGGGCCGGCGCGCCGACGCCGTGCGGGCCTATGCCATGGCGGGGTGGAGCGATCCCGAAGGCGGCCCCGAGGCCGATGCCGCCCGGGCCTGGCTGCACTTGAGGGGGCTGGGGGACGAGGCGCTGCCGGTGGAGGCCCGCCTGACGCGCGCCCGGCGGCTGATCGCCCTGGGGGAATTCGAGGCCGCCCGGCGGGAACTGGTTGCGGCCCTGCACCGGGGAGTGACCGGAATCCAGGCCGCGGACGCGTGGTTCCGGCTGGGCCTGCTGCGTCTGCCCGGCGAGGACGCCGTCTACGCCTTCGGCCAGTCCGCCCGGATCGCGGATCCGGGAGTGCGGGCCCGCGGACTGTACTGGATGGGGCGGGCTCTCGCCGCCCGGGGCAGGCGTGGGGAAGCCCGGGCCGTCTGGGTGCGCGTGCTCCGGGAGTTGGGGGCGACCCCGTGGGCTCCTCGGGCGATGGCGTCGTTGGCGTCCTCCGCCGAGGCCGCCGGCGACCTCGCCCAGGCTCGCCGCTGGTGGACGGAGCTGGCGCGCCGTTACCCGACCTCGTCAGTGGCCGACGATGCCCGCTGGCGACTGGGCTGGCTGGCGTTCCGGCAGCACCGGTACGGCGAGGCCGAGCGGTTGTTCAGGGCGTATGCGGACCACCTTGACGGCGCCCCTCGCGCCGCCGCCGGCCTGTTCTGGGCGGCCAAGGCGCGGCAGGCGGCGGGGATGCGCGCGGACGCCCTGTGGCGCACTGTGGCGGACCGGTATCCCCTGACGTACTACGGCCAGCGGGCGCGGCTGATGCTGGGACGACCGTCGCCGCCCCCGCCGCCTGGCGCGGCGCCCGTGCGCCTTGCCGACGACCAGCCCTCCTCCGCCTACCAGGAGCTGGCCGCGCTGGGCTTCGTGGACGACGCGCTGGAGGCGGTGCGGGCTCGGCGGGCCGGCACAGCCCTGTCGCCATCGCAGGCCAGGGAACTGGCCGCCGCGGAGGCGTGGCTGGCGTCGGTGGCGGGAGATGCGAAGGGGGCCCTGGAGGCGGCGTCCTCCCTGGTGCCTGCGGCGCTGGCGGGGGGCCCGGCGGCGGATCGGGATGTGTGGGAGGCGGCGTATCCCCGCGCCTTCTGGGAGGAGGTCCAGGCCGCCGCCCGCCGGCATCGCGTGGATCCGTACCTGGTGCTGGCGGTCATGCGGGAGGAGAGCCGGTTCGATCCCCGGGCCGTCTCCCCGGCGCGGGCGGTGGGGTTGATGCAGATCATCCCGGCGACCGCGGAGGCCACGGCGGGCCGACCGGTCGACCTGCGCCAGCTGATGGATCCCGCTGTCAATATTGACCTGGGGGCCGCGTATGTGGGGGCGATGGTGCGGAGGTTCGGCGGCGACCTGATCCTGGCTCTGGCCGCCTACAACGCGGGTCCCGCCGCGGCGGGGCGCTGGTCCCGCGGTCCCCGAAACGATCCGGACGTGTTTGTGGAGAGCATTCCGTACGCGGAGACGCGGGCCTACGTGCAGCGGGTGATGCAGACGTACGGTATCTACCGCTGGCTGTATCCCTGA
- a CDS encoding lysophospholipid acyltransferase family protein yields the protein MGPGYRLVAWFFRTLLRVGWQLRVEGLDRLPPRGPFIITANHASEIDPIVLSAAMPFRVTYLAGRELDRYPVLFALIRLFNPIFVRRGAPDVAAVKACLDRLARGEVLVVFPEGGVVQPGMGSLQPGAAFLAIRAQVPVVPVGLLGLARMLPLRARVPRPARVTVRVGDPILPPPDLRLIDDFTASIRRTLAALLGR from the coding sequence ATGGGCCCGGGCTATCGGCTCGTGGCCTGGTTCTTCCGCACCCTGCTGCGGGTGGGCTGGCAGCTGCGGGTGGAGGGGCTGGACCGCCTGCCCCCCCGCGGCCCGTTCATCATCACCGCCAACCACGCCAGCGAGATCGATCCGATCGTCCTGTCGGCGGCGATGCCGTTCCGGGTCACGTACCTGGCCGGACGGGAGCTGGACCGCTACCCGGTGCTGTTTGCGCTGATCCGGCTGTTCAATCCCATTTTCGTTCGCCGGGGAGCCCCCGATGTGGCGGCGGTCAAGGCCTGTCTGGACCGCCTGGCCCGCGGCGAGGTGCTGGTCGTCTTTCCGGAGGGCGGGGTGGTCCAGCCGGGGATGGGATCGCTGCAGCCCGGGGCCGCCTTCCTGGCCATCCGGGCCCAGGTGCCCGTGGTGCCGGTGGGGTTGCTGGGGTTGGCCCGCATGCTCCCCCTGCGGGCGCGTGTCCCGCGCCCGGCCCGCGTGACCGTCCGGGTCGGCGATCCGATCCTCCCGCCCCCCGACCTCCGCCTGATCGACGACTTCACCGCGTCCATCCGCCGGACTCTGGCCGCCCTGCTGGGCCGATGA
- the rlmD gene encoding 23S rRNA (uracil(1939)-C(5))-methyltransferase RlmD has product MPAPREDVILRVDRLSYGGRGVARLDGLVVFVDGAAPGEVVRARLRRMRKTYAEATTVGVEEPSPARVPPRCPHFGECGGCLWQHVDYPAQLAAKEAIVVDSLRHLGGLTDLPVRPILPTEPPWHYRNKMEFSLAPPGRVGLHRRERWDEVVDLEVCYLPSPRVVAVLQATREFLRAWAIPCYDPRTHQGFARHLVVREGRATGEMLVGLVTTPGPFPQAREWVEAVRRAVPDVTGVVRVLNPSRSDAVEVAGVEVLAGRPFIHERLRGLTFRLDVQTFFQTNTAAAERMLDVVVEFAALSGRERVADLYCGVGTFALALASRAAEVVGVEAAPAAVDAARHNAASNGIANARFVCADAARLPEIVSGAPPDVVVLDPPRAGAGARVMRRIAALGPPRVVYVSCNPTTLAPDLRVLVAAGYRASVVQPLDLFPHTYHVECIVRLDRSP; this is encoded by the coding sequence ATGCCTGCCCCGCGCGAGGACGTCATCCTGCGGGTGGACCGGCTGAGCTACGGGGGGCGGGGCGTCGCCCGCCTGGACGGCCTGGTGGTCTTTGTCGACGGCGCCGCCCCCGGCGAGGTGGTCCGGGCTCGCCTGCGCCGGATGCGGAAGACCTACGCCGAGGCGACGACGGTGGGGGTGGAGGAACCCTCCCCGGCGCGGGTCCCGCCCCGCTGCCCCCACTTCGGCGAGTGCGGCGGGTGCCTGTGGCAGCACGTGGACTACCCGGCCCAGCTCGCGGCCAAGGAAGCCATCGTGGTGGACAGCCTGCGGCACCTGGGCGGGCTGACCGACCTCCCGGTGCGCCCCATCCTCCCGACCGAGCCGCCCTGGCACTACCGCAACAAGATGGAGTTCTCCCTGGCGCCGCCCGGCCGGGTGGGGCTGCACCGGCGCGAGCGGTGGGACGAGGTGGTGGACCTGGAGGTGTGCTACCTGCCCTCGCCGCGGGTGGTGGCCGTGCTGCAGGCGACGCGGGAGTTCCTGCGGGCCTGGGCGATTCCCTGCTACGACCCGCGGACCCACCAGGGGTTCGCCCGCCACCTGGTGGTTCGGGAGGGACGGGCCACCGGCGAGATGCTGGTGGGGCTGGTCACCACTCCCGGCCCGTTCCCGCAGGCGCGGGAATGGGTGGAGGCGGTCCGCCGGGCCGTTCCCGACGTGACCGGAGTGGTCCGCGTCCTCAACCCGTCCCGCAGCGATGCGGTGGAGGTGGCCGGGGTCGAGGTGCTGGCGGGGCGCCCGTTCATCCACGAGCGCCTGCGCGGGCTGACCTTCCGGCTGGACGTGCAGACCTTCTTCCAGACCAACACCGCCGCCGCCGAGCGGATGCTCGACGTGGTGGTGGAGTTCGCCGCGCTGTCCGGGCGGGAGCGCGTGGCCGACCTGTACTGCGGGGTGGGGACGTTCGCCCTGGCGCTGGCGTCCCGGGCGGCGGAGGTGGTGGGGGTGGAGGCGGCGCCCGCCGCGGTGGACGCGGCCCGGCACAACGCCGCCAGCAACGGCATTGCCAACGCCCGGTTCGTCTGCGCCGACGCCGCGCGCCTGCCGGAGATCGTGAGCGGCGCGCCGCCGGACGTGGTGGTGCTGGACCCGCCGCGGGCCGGGGCGGGTGCCCGGGTGATGCGGCGGATCGCCGCCCTGGGTCCCCCGCGGGTGGTGTACGTGTCCTGCAACCCGACCACCCTGGCGCCGGACCTGAGGGTCCTGGTCGCCGCCGGGTACCGGGCGAGCGTGGTGCAGCCCCTGGACCTGTTCCCTCACACCTACCACGTGGAATGCATCGTGCGCCTGGACCGGAGTCCCTGA
- a CDS encoding nitroreductase family protein codes for MDAYRCIITKRDLRTFIDRPLPPEVLRRILNAGRMSGSSRNRQPWHFVVVRDRARLRELATFGRFAQHIATAAAAVVLVVDDAAALFDAGRCAQNIMLAAWAHGVASCPATLHRAEEAKAFLGVPPERVLAAAISLGYPHPRGRGPIERAALRILAGRGRRPLETLVSWERYGATSSPVPPV; via the coding sequence GTGGACGCGTACCGGTGCATCATCACCAAACGTGACCTGCGCACCTTCATTGACCGCCCCCTCCCGCCCGAGGTGCTGCGCCGGATCCTCAATGCGGGGCGCATGAGCGGCAGCAGCCGCAACCGACAGCCCTGGCACTTTGTGGTGGTGCGGGACCGGGCCCGCCTCCGGGAGCTGGCCACCTTCGGGCGGTTTGCCCAGCACATCGCCACCGCCGCGGCGGCCGTCGTGCTGGTGGTCGATGACGCGGCCGCCCTGTTTGACGCCGGCCGCTGCGCCCAGAACATCATGCTGGCGGCGTGGGCCCACGGCGTCGCCTCCTGCCCGGCGACCCTCCACCGGGCGGAGGAGGCCAAAGCGTTCCTGGGCGTGCCCCCGGAGCGGGTCCTGGCGGCGGCCATCTCGCTGGGGTACCCTCACCCCCGGGGCCGGGGTCCCATCGAGCGGGCGGCGCTGCGGATCCTGGCCGGCCGGGGCCGGCGCCCTCTGGAGACCCTGGTGTCCTGGGAACGGTACGGCGCCACATCCTCTCCCGTCCCGCCCGTATAA
- a CDS encoding zinc-dependent alcohol dehydrogenase family protein translates to MRAVVLTAPGPIDSARLEMREVPVPEPGPGQVRVRVRRCGVCHTDLHIAEGDLPPVRLPVVLGHQVVGVVDRLGPGVTAPAPGTRVGVAWVGGTCGVCAHCRRGEENLCADLVFTGYHQDGGYADYLIARADFVYPLPDGFDDDRAAPLLCAGIIGYRSLRVSGVQPGERLGLFGFGASAHLAIQVARHWGCEVYVFTRSPARRRLAEDLGAAWVGGPDDVPPAELDAAVVFAPSGRVVVEALRRLRRGGTVAINAVYLDPLPPLDYRLLYWERAVRSVSNSTRRDGREFLELAARIPVRVDVQTFSLPEASRALVALKRGEITGAAVLVVEG, encoded by the coding sequence ATGCGCGCGGTGGTCCTGACCGCTCCCGGGCCCATTGACTCGGCCCGCCTGGAGATGCGGGAGGTGCCGGTGCCCGAGCCCGGCCCCGGACAGGTCCGCGTCCGCGTCCGGCGGTGCGGGGTCTGCCACACCGACCTGCACATCGCCGAGGGCGACCTGCCGCCTGTCCGTCTGCCCGTGGTGCTGGGCCACCAGGTGGTGGGCGTGGTGGACCGCCTCGGGCCGGGCGTCACCGCCCCGGCCCCCGGGACCCGGGTCGGCGTGGCGTGGGTGGGGGGAACGTGCGGGGTGTGCGCGCACTGCCGGCGGGGCGAGGAAAACCTGTGCGCGGACCTGGTGTTCACCGGGTACCACCAGGACGGGGGCTATGCCGACTACCTGATCGCCCGGGCCGACTTTGTCTATCCCCTGCCAGACGGCTTCGACGACGACCGGGCCGCGCCGCTGCTGTGCGCGGGGATCATCGGCTACCGCTCGCTGCGGGTGTCGGGGGTGCAGCCGGGCGAGCGGCTGGGCCTGTTCGGGTTCGGCGCCTCGGCGCACCTGGCCATCCAGGTGGCCCGCCACTGGGGGTGCGAGGTGTATGTCTTCACCCGCAGCCCCGCCCGCCGGCGCCTGGCCGAGGACCTGGGAGCCGCGTGGGTGGGCGGGCCCGACGACGTCCCGCCGGCCGAGCTGGACGCGGCGGTGGTGTTTGCGCCGTCCGGGCGGGTGGTGGTGGAGGCCCTCCGGCGCCTGCGCCGGGGGGGCACCGTGGCCATCAACGCCGTCTACCTGGACCCGCTGCCACCCCTGGACTACCGCCTGCTGTACTGGGAACGCGCCGTCCGCAGTGTCAGCAACAGCACCCGTCGGGACGGGCGGGAGTTTCTGGAGCTGGCGGCGCGGATTCCGGTGCGGGTGGACGTCCAGACTTTTTCCCTGCCGGAAGCCTCCCGCGCGCTGGTCGCCCTCAAGCGGGGAGAGATCACCGGCGCGGCAGTGCTGGTGGTGGAGGGATGA
- a CDS encoding pyridoxal phosphate-dependent aminotransferase yields MEELPLASRMRGLGTETAFEVLARARELERQGRSIVHLEIGEPDFDTPEHIKEAAVKALRDGYTHYTPSAGLYEAREAIAQHVEATRKIPVHPDEVVITPGSKPVMFFAILALVESGDEVIYPDPGYPIYESVARFAGGVPRPLVLRESRGFRVDPDELRALITPRTRLVILNSPHNPCGSVLTRDDVLAIAEAVQRSRAFVLSDEIYWQIMYEGTHHSIASIPGMKERTILLDGFSKAYAMTGWRLGFGVMRRDLAARMTQLMVNSHSCAAAFTQIAGIAALRGPREPVERMVAEFRRRRDVIVEGLRALDGVTCTMPAGAFYAFPNVSRIDPDSRRLADFLLTEAGVACLAGTAFGEHGQGYLRLSYATSVENIREGLARMAQALQRYPAAVRDPGGPTVR; encoded by the coding sequence GTGGAAGAGCTGCCGCTGGCGTCGCGGATGCGGGGACTGGGTACGGAGACCGCCTTCGAGGTCCTGGCCCGGGCGCGGGAGCTCGAACGGCAGGGACGCTCCATCGTCCACCTGGAGATCGGGGAGCCCGACTTCGACACCCCCGAGCACATCAAGGAAGCGGCCGTCAAGGCGCTGCGGGACGGTTACACCCACTACACGCCGTCGGCGGGACTGTACGAGGCCCGGGAGGCCATCGCCCAGCACGTGGAGGCGACCCGCAAGATTCCGGTCCACCCCGACGAGGTGGTGATCACGCCGGGCAGCAAGCCGGTCATGTTCTTCGCCATCCTGGCCCTGGTCGAATCCGGCGATGAGGTCATCTACCCGGATCCCGGCTATCCCATCTACGAGTCGGTGGCCCGCTTTGCCGGGGGCGTGCCCCGGCCGCTGGTCCTGCGGGAGTCCCGCGGCTTCCGGGTGGATCCCGACGAGCTGCGGGCGCTGATCACCCCCCGGACCAGGCTGGTGATCCTCAACTCCCCCCACAACCCGTGCGGCTCGGTGCTCACCCGGGACGACGTGCTGGCGATTGCCGAGGCCGTCCAGCGGTCCCGGGCCTTCGTGCTGTCGGACGAGATCTACTGGCAGATCATGTACGAGGGCACCCACCACAGCATCGCCAGCATCCCGGGGATGAAAGAGCGCACCATCCTGCTGGACGGGTTTTCCAAGGCCTACGCCATGACCGGGTGGCGCCTGGGCTTTGGCGTGATGCGCCGGGACTTGGCGGCCCGGATGACCCAGCTGATGGTCAACTCCCACTCCTGCGCGGCCGCCTTCACCCAGATCGCCGGCATCGCGGCCCTGCGCGGTCCCCGGGAACCGGTGGAGCGCATGGTGGCCGAGTTCCGCCGGCGGCGGGACGTGATCGTGGAGGGCCTGCGGGCCCTGGACGGGGTGACGTGCACCATGCCCGCGGGGGCGTTCTACGCCTTCCCCAACGTCAGCCGCATCGATCCCGACAGCCGTCGGCTGGCCGACTTCCTGCTGACCGAAGCGGGAGTGGCCTGCCTGGCCGGAACGGCGTTTGGAGAGCACGGGCAGGGCTACCTGCGGCTGTCCTACGCCACCAGCGTGGAGAACATCCGGGAAGGACTGGCCCGCATGGCCCAGGCGCTGCAGCGCTACCCCGCGGCCGTCCGGGACCCCGGGGGGCCGACAGTCCGCTAG
- the arcC gene encoding carbamate kinase yields the protein MPVAVVAIGGNSLIKDEAHPTVAGEIAALQETSVHIAEMVARGWDVVLTHGNGPQVGFNLLRSELAAGVVPPLPLDVLGAQTQGSIGYLLQQALGTELRRRGIRKPVATVVTQVVVDPQDPAFSHPTKPIGRFYPTLEAEHLAAERGWRMVEDAGRGWRRVVPSPQPVEIVEEEVIRDLVARGAVVIACGGGGIPVVRQPDGRLAGVEAVIDKDLASALLAQVLGVELLLISTAVDAVYLDWGRPSRRPVAVLTVEEARRHLAEGQFPPGSMGPKIEAAVRFLERGGRQVIITSPEQIPRALAGQAGTRIVPRPEQ from the coding sequence GTGCCCGTCGCGGTCGTCGCCATCGGCGGCAACTCCCTGATCAAAGACGAAGCCCATCCCACCGTCGCCGGCGAGATCGCCGCCTTGCAGGAGACCAGCGTCCACATCGCCGAGATGGTGGCCCGGGGCTGGGACGTGGTCCTGACCCACGGCAACGGTCCCCAGGTCGGCTTCAACCTCCTGCGCAGCGAGCTGGCGGCCGGGGTGGTTCCGCCGCTGCCCCTGGACGTGCTGGGGGCGCAGACCCAGGGCAGCATCGGCTACCTGCTCCAGCAGGCCCTGGGCACCGAGCTGCGCCGGCGGGGGATCCGCAAGCCGGTCGCCACCGTGGTCACCCAGGTGGTGGTGGACCCGCAGGACCCCGCCTTCTCCCATCCCACCAAACCTATCGGCCGCTTTTACCCCACACTTGAGGCCGAACATCTGGCCGCCGAGCGGGGGTGGCGGATGGTGGAAGACGCCGGGCGGGGGTGGCGGCGGGTGGTCCCTTCGCCCCAGCCGGTGGAGATCGTGGAGGAGGAGGTCATCCGGGACTTGGTCGCCCGGGGGGCGGTGGTGATCGCCTGCGGCGGGGGCGGCATCCCGGTGGTGCGCCAGCCCGACGGCCGGCTGGCGGGGGTGGAGGCGGTGATCGACAAAGACCTGGCCAGCGCGCTGCTGGCGCAGGTCCTGGGGGTCGAGCTGCTGCTGATCTCCACGGCGGTGGACGCGGTCTACCTGGACTGGGGGCGGCCGAGCCGGCGGCCGGTGGCCGTGCTGACGGTGGAAGAGGCCCGGCGCCACCTGGCGGAGGGGCAGTTCCCCCCCGGCAGCATGGGGCCCAAGATCGAGGCAGCGGTGCGGTTTCTGGAACGAGGGGGCCGGCAGGTGATCATCACCTCGCCCGAGCAGATCCCCCGAGCCCTGGCCGGACAGGCGGGAACGCGCATCGTGCCGCGGCCAGAACAATAA
- a CDS encoding S8 family serine peptidase, whose amino-acid sequence MRASMHVAGILMVALSVAALVAPAPPTAASAGGQRYVVVWSGQVLPPEFEGLMASVGGRIVHRMDEIGVAVVESGDPAFADAVAGIAGVQGVAPDRLVAVGVPAEEMPVLEGTGGGPAGEALSPEGVSPAEARFFPAQWNMRAIGADRAWAAGVLGDPRVKVAVIDSGIDFIHQDLRPRVDQALSRAFFTEPLPPGAPPYLDVYGHGTHVAGIIAGSGYNVAGVAPRVTLIAVKVSGRTGFAQYGDIIAAITYAADVGADVINMSFGDVLVKQGRDDAQLMAALNRAMNYAHARGALLVASAGNSGINWDRTANAMKIPAELPHVVAVSA is encoded by the coding sequence ATGCGAGCCTCCATGCATGTGGCAGGAATCCTGATGGTGGCGCTGTCGGTGGCGGCGCTGGTCGCTCCGGCGCCTCCGACCGCCGCGTCGGCGGGAGGTCAGCGCTACGTGGTGGTCTGGTCGGGCCAGGTCCTGCCGCCGGAGTTTGAGGGCCTGATGGCTTCGGTGGGCGGGCGCATCGTCCACCGGATGGACGAGATCGGTGTGGCGGTGGTGGAGTCCGGCGATCCGGCCTTTGCCGACGCGGTGGCCGGGATCGCGGGCGTGCAGGGAGTCGCCCCGGACCGGCTGGTGGCAGTGGGGGTGCCTGCCGAGGAGATGCCGGTCCTGGAAGGAACAGGCGGAGGTCCGGCGGGGGAGGCACTCTCGCCGGAGGGGGTTAGCCCCGCCGAGGCGCGGTTCTTCCCGGCCCAGTGGAACATGCGCGCGATCGGGGCAGACCGGGCGTGGGCGGCGGGAGTCCTGGGTGACCCCCGGGTCAAGGTCGCGGTCATCGACTCGGGGATTGACTTTATCCACCAGGACCTGCGTCCCCGGGTGGACCAAGCACTCAGCAGAGCGTTCTTCACGGAACCGCTTCCTCCGGGTGCCCCGCCGTACCTGGACGTCTACGGCCACGGCACCCACGTGGCGGGGATCATCGCCGGCAGCGGGTACAACGTGGCCGGCGTGGCGCCCCGGGTGACGCTCATCGCGGTGAAGGTCTCTGGCCGAACCGGGTTCGCCCAGTACGGAGATATCATCGCCGCCATCACGTACGCCGCCGACGTGGGAGCGGATGTGATCAACATGAGCTTCGGCGACGTCCTGGTGAAGCAGGGGCGTGACGACGCCCAGCTGATGGCCGCCCTCAACCGTGCGATGAACTACGCCCACGCCCGGGGGGCGCTGCTGGTGGCGTCCGCGGGCAACAGCGGGATCAACTGGGACCGGACGGCCAACGCGATGAAGATCCCGGCCGAACTGCCCCACGTGGTGGCGGTGTCGGC